From a single Streptomyces sp. NBC_01264 genomic region:
- a CDS encoding sulfurtransferase — MDAARPRFNSPVPVPPGPLVDGDWLAERLGIPGLVVFDASVGPHRDADRRIPGARPFDLDGALSDHTAPAPHTMPGPDAFAEAMRALGVDDSGTVVAYDGAGVYSSARAWWMLRSMGFDRVAVLDGGLPAWLAAGRPVEERPPGYEGPRGSFTARPRAGLLVDAATVSAALADPAAAVLDARTRERFAGTAPEPRPGLRGGHMPGAVSLPFGELQRPDGLMRPDAELRAAFGAAVGERERLYFSCGSGVTACVLALGADLAGYKDLAVYDGSWSEWGVPSPDRPVAQGS, encoded by the coding sequence ATGGATGCAGCCCGCCCCCGATTCAACTCCCCCGTGCCCGTGCCGCCCGGCCCCCTCGTCGACGGGGACTGGCTCGCGGAGCGGCTCGGCATACCCGGACTCGTCGTCTTCGACGCCTCCGTCGGGCCGCACCGCGACGCGGACCGGCGCATTCCCGGGGCCCGTCCCTTCGACCTCGACGGCGCGCTGTCCGACCACACCGCCCCCGCCCCGCACACCATGCCCGGCCCCGACGCCTTCGCCGAGGCGATGCGTGCCCTCGGCGTCGACGACAGCGGCACGGTCGTCGCGTACGACGGCGCCGGCGTCTACTCCAGCGCCCGCGCCTGGTGGATGCTGCGCAGCATGGGCTTCGACCGGGTCGCCGTCCTCGACGGCGGGCTGCCCGCGTGGCTCGCCGCCGGGCGGCCGGTGGAGGAGCGCCCACCGGGGTACGAGGGCCCGCGCGGCTCCTTCACGGCCCGGCCCCGCGCCGGGCTGCTGGTGGACGCCGCCACCGTGTCGGCGGCCCTGGCAGATCCGGCCGCAGCGGTGCTCGACGCCCGGACCCGCGAACGCTTCGCCGGTACCGCACCCGAGCCCCGCCCGGGCCTGCGCGGCGGCCACATGCCGGGCGCGGTCAGCCTCCCCTTCGGTGAACTCCAGCGCCCCGACGGCCTGATGCGCCCCGATGCGGAACTCCGCGCGGCCTTCGGAGCAGCGGTGGGCGAGCGGGAGCGGCTGTACTTCAGCTGCGGCTCCGGGGTCACGGCCTGCGTGCTCGCCCTGGGCGCGGACCTGGCCGGGTACAAGGACCTCGCGGTCTACGACGGCTCCTGGAGTGAGTGGGGCGTCCCGTCCCCGGACCGACCGGTCGCGCAGGGGAGTTAG
- a CDS encoding DUF4097 family beta strand repeat-containing protein, which yields MTTKTRPRATKATVTATYTAAALAAGLLLTGCSFGSLVSRGGPGNTASADTTVAEAVTAVDVSDAGSGSIEVVAGSGPGVTVRRTVHYRGDTVPQPAQRLSGGVLTLTNGSCSGRCSVDYRLEVPASATVRAESGSGRVTVAGVAAADVTTSSGSVRADRIAGPLTVRTFSGSIAAEELAGPAADARSSSGDVRLAFGKAPSSVAVETSSGDAEVKVPAAPYALDLSTTSGGREITVPADPSATARVAVRTTSGDITVSAA from the coding sequence ATGACCACGAAGACGCGCCCGCGCGCCACCAAGGCCACCGTCACTGCCACATACACCGCCGCGGCCCTCGCCGCCGGTCTGCTGCTCACCGGTTGCTCCTTCGGCTCGCTCGTCTCCCGCGGCGGACCGGGGAACACAGCGAGCGCGGACACGACGGTGGCCGAGGCCGTCACCGCGGTCGACGTCTCGGACGCCGGCAGCGGATCCATCGAAGTGGTCGCCGGTTCCGGCCCGGGCGTCACCGTCCGCCGTACCGTCCACTACCGCGGCGACACCGTGCCCCAGCCCGCGCAGAGGCTCTCCGGGGGCGTGCTGACCCTCACCAACGGCAGCTGCTCCGGCCGCTGTTCCGTCGACTACCGGCTGGAGGTGCCGGCCTCCGCGACGGTCCGCGCCGAGAGCGGCAGCGGCCGCGTCACGGTGGCGGGAGTGGCCGCCGCCGACGTCACCACCTCCTCCGGCTCGGTCCGGGCGGACCGGATCGCCGGCCCGCTGACGGTCCGTACGTTCTCGGGCTCGATCGCCGCCGAGGAGCTGGCCGGCCCGGCCGCGGACGCCCGCTCGTCCTCCGGCGACGTCCGCCTCGCCTTCGGGAAGGCACCGTCCTCGGTCGCCGTGGAAACCAGCTCGGGCGATGCCGAGGTGAAGGTTCCCGCCGCCCCGTATGCCCTCGACCTCTCCACCACCTCCGGCGGGCGCGAGATCACCGTCCCCGCGGACCCGTCCGCGACCGCCCGCGTCGCCGTACGGACCACGTCGGGCGACATCACCGTCTCGGCGGCCTGA
- a CDS encoding DUF6817 domain-containing protein — translation MMHSENAHAPTDSPAIALLKEVGAETTKHSGGTLLTHLLRVEALVDAWGGRPALRAAALCHAFYGTDGLPLVLLELSERARLTEAIGTEAEQLVYFYASCDRKASYPGLAAPDDASVVFRDRFTGEEFVPSPQQRRDFAELTAANELDLAKVNASFRERNGAGLLELFTRWSPLLSETARREVTAVLG, via the coding sequence ATGATGCACAGCGAGAACGCGCACGCACCCACCGATTCACCGGCGATAGCCCTGCTCAAGGAGGTGGGGGCGGAGACCACCAAGCACTCGGGCGGCACGCTCCTGACCCACCTGCTGCGCGTCGAGGCACTGGTGGACGCCTGGGGCGGACGGCCGGCGCTCCGGGCCGCGGCACTGTGCCACGCCTTCTACGGCACCGACGGGCTGCCTCTGGTACTCCTGGAGCTTTCCGAACGGGCCCGCCTCACCGAGGCGATCGGTACGGAGGCCGAGCAGCTCGTCTACTTCTACGCGAGCTGCGACCGCAAGGCCTCCTACCCGGGCCTCGCCGCACCGGACGACGCGTCGGTAGTCTTCCGGGACCGGTTCACGGGCGAGGAGTTCGTTCCGTCCCCTCAGCAGCGCCGCGACTTCGCCGAGCTCACGGCGGCCAACGAGCTGGACCTGGCGAAGGTGAACGCGTCCTTCCGCGAACGCAACGGGGCCGGTCTGCTCGAACTGTTCACCCGGTGGTCCCCCCTGCTGTCGGAGACGGCCCGCCGCGAGGTGACCGCCGTACTCGGCTGA
- the lon gene encoding endopeptidase La, translated as MASTSVTLTLPVLPLDDEVVLPGMVVPLDLSDAEVRGAVEAAQAAAAGGKPKVLLVPRVDGKYTGTGVLGTVEQVGRLSDGDPGALIRGRGRVRIGAGTTGPGAALWVEGETVDETVPDPLPGAVAELVKEYKALATSWLKKRGAWQVVDRVQQIEGVGALADNSGYSPFLTVEQKVELLETADPVARLKLAVKALSDHLAEQDVAESIAKDVQDGVDKVQREFLLKRQLDAVRKELRELSGEKEGEESDDYRARVEAADLPEKVREAALKEVDKLERSSDQSPEGSWIRTWLDTVLELPWNERTEDEYDIRGARAVLDAEHAGLSDVKDRITEYLAVRKRRSERGMGVVGGRRGGAVLALVGPPGVGKTSLGESVAHAMGRKFVRVALGGVRDEAEIRGHRRTYVGALPGRIVRAIKEAGSMNPVVLLDEIDKVGSDFRGDPAAALLEVLDPAQNHTFRDHYLEVELDLSDVVFLATANVLEAIPEALADRMELVRLDGYTEDEKVVIARDHLLPRQLERAGLAVEEVVLEEDALRKLAGEYTREAGVRTLERSLARLLRKVASQHELGERELPLRIGADDLRALIGRPHHVPESAQDPAERRTAVPGVATGLAVTGAGGDVLFVEASLADPETGAAGLTLTGQLGDVMKESAQIALSFLRSHGAELELPVADLKDRGVHIHFPAGAVPKDGPSAGITMTTALASLLSGRQVRTDVAMTGEVSLTGRVLPIGGVKQKLLAAHRAGLTTVIIPKRNEADLDDVPAEVLAGLSVHPVTDVRQVLELALAADEVSVTVAA; from the coding sequence ATGGCTTCGACGTCCGTAACGCTCACCCTGCCCGTGCTGCCGCTCGACGACGAGGTCGTGCTGCCCGGGATGGTCGTTCCGCTGGACCTGTCCGACGCCGAGGTGCGGGGCGCCGTCGAGGCCGCCCAGGCCGCCGCCGCGGGTGGCAAGCCGAAGGTGCTGCTCGTGCCCCGGGTCGACGGGAAGTACACGGGCACCGGCGTCCTCGGGACCGTGGAGCAGGTGGGGCGGCTGTCCGACGGGGATCCCGGGGCCCTGATCCGGGGGCGCGGCCGGGTCCGTATCGGGGCCGGGACGACCGGGCCCGGGGCCGCGCTCTGGGTCGAGGGCGAGACGGTGGACGAGACCGTGCCCGATCCGCTGCCCGGGGCCGTCGCCGAGCTCGTCAAGGAGTACAAGGCGCTCGCCACCAGCTGGCTCAAGAAGCGCGGGGCCTGGCAGGTCGTGGACCGGGTGCAGCAGATCGAGGGGGTCGGGGCCCTCGCGGACAACTCCGGGTACTCCCCGTTCCTGACCGTCGAGCAGAAGGTGGAGCTGCTGGAGACGGCCGACCCGGTCGCCCGGCTGAAGCTCGCGGTCAAGGCCCTCAGCGACCACCTCGCCGAGCAGGACGTCGCCGAGTCCATCGCCAAGGACGTGCAGGACGGCGTCGACAAGGTCCAGCGCGAGTTCCTGCTCAAGCGGCAGCTCGACGCCGTGCGCAAGGAGCTGCGCGAGCTCAGCGGGGAGAAGGAGGGGGAGGAGTCCGACGACTACCGGGCCCGGGTCGAGGCCGCCGACCTGCCGGAGAAGGTACGGGAGGCCGCCCTCAAGGAGGTCGACAAGCTGGAGCGCTCCAGCGACCAGTCCCCGGAGGGGTCCTGGATCCGCACCTGGCTGGACACCGTCCTCGAACTGCCCTGGAACGAGCGGACCGAGGACGAGTACGACATCCGGGGAGCGCGCGCCGTCCTGGACGCCGAGCACGCCGGGCTGAGCGACGTGAAGGACCGGATCACCGAGTACCTCGCGGTGCGCAAGCGCCGCTCCGAGCGCGGGATGGGCGTCGTCGGCGGCCGCCGCGGCGGGGCCGTACTGGCGCTCGTGGGCCCGCCCGGTGTCGGAAAGACCTCCCTCGGGGAGTCCGTGGCCCACGCCATGGGGCGCAAGTTCGTCCGCGTGGCCCTCGGCGGCGTCCGCGACGAGGCCGAGATCCGCGGGCACCGGCGTACGTACGTGGGCGCGCTGCCCGGCCGGATCGTACGGGCGATCAAGGAAGCCGGGTCCATGAACCCGGTCGTCCTGCTCGACGAGATCGACAAGGTCGGCTCCGACTTCCGGGGCGACCCGGCGGCGGCGCTGCTCGAAGTCCTCGACCCGGCCCAGAACCACACCTTCCGGGACCACTACCTGGAGGTGGAGCTGGACCTGAGCGACGTGGTGTTCCTCGCCACCGCGAACGTGCTGGAGGCCATCCCCGAGGCCCTCGCCGACCGCATGGAACTGGTCCGCCTCGACGGCTACACCGAGGACGAGAAGGTCGTCATCGCCCGCGACCACCTGCTGCCCAGGCAGCTGGAGCGCGCCGGCCTGGCCGTGGAGGAAGTGGTCCTGGAGGAGGACGCGCTGCGCAAGCTGGCGGGGGAGTACACCCGCGAGGCGGGCGTACGCACCCTGGAGCGTTCCCTCGCCCGGCTGCTGCGCAAGGTGGCCTCCCAGCACGAGCTGGGGGAGCGGGAGCTGCCGCTGCGGATCGGCGCCGACGACCTGCGGGCACTGATCGGGCGGCCGCACCACGTACCGGAGTCCGCGCAGGACCCGGCCGAGCGGCGGACCGCGGTACCGGGCGTGGCCACCGGCCTCGCCGTGACCGGGGCGGGCGGCGACGTCCTGTTCGTCGAGGCCTCGCTGGCCGATCCCGAGACGGGCGCGGCCGGGCTCACGCTGACGGGCCAGCTCGGAGACGTGATGAAGGAGTCGGCCCAGATCGCGCTCAGCTTCCTGCGCTCCCACGGCGCCGAGCTGGAACTCCCGGTCGCCGACCTGAAGGACCGGGGCGTGCACATCCACTTCCCGGCGGGCGCGGTGCCCAAGGACGGCCCGAGCGCGGGCATCACGATGACGACGGCGCTGGCCTCGCTGCTGTCGGGCCGGCAGGTCCGCACGGACGTGGCCATGACCGGGGAGGTCTCGCTGACCGGGCGGGTCCTGCCCATCGGCGGGGTCAAGCAGAAGCTGCTGGCCGCGCACCGGGCCGGGCTGACCACCGTCATCATCCCGAAGCGGAACGAGGCCGACCTGGACGACGTTCCCGCGGAGGTGCTGGCAGGACTGTCGGTGCACCCGGTGACGGACGTACGGCAGGTCCTGGAGCTGGCCCTGGCCGCGGACGAGGTCTCGGTGACCGTGGCGGCCTGA
- a CDS encoding MarR family winged helix-turn-helix transcriptional regulator, whose amino-acid sequence MHGTEDQEFLALERELSVFLRRARASSGEMARELHPELEPAAYGLLVRLEAAGRQRATELAAYFGVGKATMSRQLRALEVLGLLAREPDPADGRAFLVGLTEEGRERFLRVRGARREQYMRKLADWDRGEVAELARLLNQLNAGGE is encoded by the coding sequence GTGCACGGGACCGAAGACCAGGAGTTCCTTGCCCTGGAGCGGGAGCTGTCCGTCTTCCTCCGACGGGCCCGCGCCTCCTCCGGGGAGATGGCGCGCGAGCTGCACCCGGAGCTGGAACCGGCCGCGTACGGGCTCCTCGTACGGCTGGAAGCCGCCGGGCGGCAGCGGGCGACCGAGCTCGCCGCCTACTTCGGGGTCGGCAAGGCCACCATGAGCCGGCAGCTGCGGGCCCTGGAGGTGCTGGGCCTGCTGGCCCGCGAGCCGGACCCGGCGGACGGGCGGGCCTTCCTGGTCGGGCTCACGGAGGAGGGCCGGGAGCGCTTCCTGCGGGTGCGGGGCGCCCGGCGTGAGCAGTACATGCGCAAGCTCGCGGACTGGGACCGCGGAGAAGTGGCGGAACTGGCGCGGCTTCTGAACCAGTTGAACGCAGGAGGGGAGTAG
- a CDS encoding protein phosphatase 2C domain-containing protein, protein MRIDLSSAPGNPERPNEDWLSAAIPASGGGVLVALDGVTPPPGDVGCAHGVPWFAARLGGRLTELSGSRRDMPLDRVLAEAIRVTAEAHRDTCDLSHVRTPQATVVVVRWDASWVEHLVLSDSVLLLQAPGGEVRAVLDDRLDRIPRELLRTEASADTLRNAEGGFYTAAADPQVAARAVTGRTPRAEVRAVAAITDGASRWTDTFGEGDWAECLAVLCKEGAQSLIDRVRALESDPGRPHRRDKRHDDASAAYAEL, encoded by the coding sequence ATGCGCATCGATCTCTCCTCCGCCCCCGGCAATCCGGAACGCCCCAACGAGGACTGGCTGTCGGCCGCGATCCCCGCCTCGGGCGGCGGAGTCCTGGTCGCCCTCGACGGGGTCACCCCGCCGCCGGGTGACGTCGGATGCGCGCACGGAGTGCCGTGGTTCGCGGCCCGGCTGGGGGGCCGATTGACCGAACTGTCCGGATCACGCCGGGACATGCCCCTCGACCGGGTTCTGGCGGAGGCCATCCGCGTCACCGCGGAGGCCCATCGCGACACGTGTGACCTTTCTCACGTCCGGACGCCGCAGGCGACGGTGGTCGTGGTCCGCTGGGACGCGTCCTGGGTCGAGCACCTGGTGCTCTCGGATTCCGTACTCCTCCTCCAGGCGCCCGGGGGCGAGGTGCGCGCGGTCCTCGACGACCGGCTGGACCGGATCCCGCGCGAGCTGCTGCGTACGGAGGCCTCCGCCGACACGCTGCGCAACGCCGAGGGCGGCTTCTACACCGCGGCCGCGGACCCGCAGGTGGCGGCCCGGGCGGTGACCGGGCGGACGCCGCGCGCGGAGGTCCGGGCGGTGGCGGCGATCACGGACGGGGCCAGCCGGTGGACGGACACGTTCGGGGAGGGCGACTGGGCCGAATGCCTGGCGGTGCTGTGCAAGGAAGGGGCGCAGTCCCTGATCGACCGGGTCCGCGCGCTGGAATCGGACCCGGGCCGGCCGCACCGCCGCGACAAGCGCCACGACGACGCGTCGGCGGCCTACGCGGAGCTGTGA
- a CDS encoding sensor histidine kinase, producing MQKKRPRKNGTVANGTAPDVTAPDRRAPGGPVAATAPAGRRVRVRSRLVIGVAVAGIAVLVAGAPAVLSASADLKDSQQLVTLADRSRQTLTLAHLLGDERDAVTEYVAKGRPGGVRGKQAAAVQERAAGTDRQLAEVQADADEELSEAVGRIAAVRTEAMEGRDSALTAHQAYSGVIAELLAPGNRITELTPPRAADALVTTRPLAALGQAVEQASATRGLLLAALSVPGGDKQPGTAFVDELTAAAQRARVREQGALDDFARAARPDVRQSLTATVTGPEVKTADDYLKRLTDRPTLSPADRKLDPGAVGPALTARVDRMRSVEATLAGQRATALAALRDDDVTALEVMVACLGVLFLVTLGISTAIARSLTRPLSVLRRGAARLATPEGSVEPVRFTGRNDEFAEVVRHLNAVRGQTVSLHTRIAGLDADRRRLIGRNEALSAGREALEEELAQLRAGLEEHRRIMSTTSVSLSLRTLGLVERQLVVIEELESEEPDPDRLATLFKLDHLATVMRRHNENLLVLAGQEHGHGQGLPVPLVDVMRAAVSEIERYERVDLGALPSYTQVAGHAADDISHVLAELLENATTFSPPDAKVKVSGWLLDSGDVVLSVVDEGIGITDDRLATLNQRLATPDAYDEEPESEHGLGLGLYVAGRLAARHGVGAELRTQRNGGTEALVVVPAALLPATPPASPVHALGALGAPALHLPGAIAEANENTLPSRLRGAAASVTESPAEPEAAPLSPEPVFEAEPAAAPEPVAFPEPEPAHGAADDTERAGAEPPARVAAEPAPAAFAPPAGQLPPTEQVFRVPAPVEVPDEQVFRVRPQAQDAAEVPAEPSAGAPAEVPAEQAFRVPPQAQPSRGRDAADAADAAAPQGSEPEEVLTDKGLPKRSPRTVTAGRGEEARPAPGRVDADELRRRLGGFYRGAQDGRRVVEAELAQDARQDSGQDSRQDPPQDQGQTDRGDTAQEART from the coding sequence GTGCAGAAGAAGCGGCCTCGGAAGAACGGCACCGTCGCGAACGGCACCGCACCCGACGTCACCGCACCCGACCGACGAGCCCCGGGCGGCCCGGTCGCCGCGACCGCTCCCGCAGGGCGCCGCGTCCGCGTGCGCAGCAGGCTGGTCATCGGGGTCGCCGTGGCCGGGATCGCCGTGCTCGTGGCGGGAGCGCCCGCCGTCCTGTCCGCCTCCGCGGACCTCAAGGACTCCCAGCAGCTGGTCACCCTCGCCGACCGGAGCCGGCAGACCCTCACCCTCGCCCACCTCCTCGGCGACGAGCGCGACGCGGTCACCGAGTACGTGGCCAAGGGCCGCCCCGGCGGAGTCCGGGGCAAGCAGGCCGCCGCGGTCCAGGAACGCGCCGCGGGCACCGACCGCCAGCTCGCCGAGGTGCAGGCCGACGCCGACGAGGAACTGTCCGAGGCCGTCGGCCGGATCGCGGCCGTCCGTACCGAGGCCATGGAGGGCAGGGACAGCGCCCTCACCGCGCACCAGGCCTACTCCGGTGTCATCGCCGAACTCCTCGCACCGGGCAACCGGATCACCGAGCTGACCCCGCCGCGCGCCGCAGACGCCCTCGTCACCACCCGCCCGCTGGCCGCGCTCGGCCAGGCCGTGGAGCAGGCCTCCGCCACCCGCGGACTGCTGCTCGCCGCGCTGTCCGTGCCCGGCGGCGACAAGCAGCCGGGCACCGCCTTCGTGGACGAACTCACCGCCGCCGCCCAGCGGGCGCGCGTACGGGAGCAGGGCGCGCTCGACGACTTCGCGCGGGCCGCGCGTCCCGACGTACGCCAGAGCCTCACCGCCACCGTCACCGGACCCGAGGTCAAGACGGCCGACGACTACCTCAAGCGGCTCACCGACCGGCCGACCCTTTCCCCGGCCGACCGCAAGCTCGATCCCGGCGCCGTCGGACCGGCCCTCACCGCCCGCGTCGACCGGATGCGTTCGGTCGAGGCCACCCTCGCCGGCCAGCGCGCCACCGCGCTCGCCGCGCTGCGCGACGACGACGTGACCGCGCTGGAGGTCATGGTGGCCTGCCTCGGCGTGCTGTTCCTCGTCACCCTCGGCATCTCCACCGCCATCGCGCGCTCCCTCACCCGGCCGCTGTCGGTCCTGCGGCGCGGCGCGGCCCGGCTGGCCACGCCGGAGGGTTCGGTGGAACCGGTCCGGTTCACGGGCCGCAACGACGAGTTCGCCGAGGTGGTGCGCCACCTCAACGCGGTACGCGGCCAGACGGTCTCCCTGCACACCCGGATCGCCGGACTCGACGCCGACCGCCGCCGCCTCATCGGCCGCAACGAGGCGCTCTCGGCCGGCCGGGAGGCGCTGGAGGAAGAGCTCGCGCAGCTGCGGGCGGGGCTGGAGGAGCACCGCCGCATCATGTCGACGACGTCCGTGTCGCTGTCCCTGCGGACCCTGGGGCTCGTCGAGCGCCAACTCGTCGTCATCGAGGAGCTGGAGTCCGAGGAGCCGGATCCGGACCGCCTCGCCACCCTGTTCAAGCTCGACCACCTGGCGACCGTGATGCGCCGCCACAACGAGAACCTGCTCGTCCTCGCCGGCCAGGAACACGGCCACGGCCAGGGCCTGCCGGTGCCGCTGGTCGACGTCATGCGGGCGGCGGTCAGCGAGATCGAGCGCTACGAGCGCGTCGACCTCGGCGCGCTGCCCTCGTACACGCAGGTCGCCGGGCACGCCGCCGACGACATCTCGCACGTCCTGGCGGAGCTGCTGGAGAACGCGACGACCTTCTCGCCGCCGGACGCCAAGGTCAAGGTGTCCGGCTGGCTGCTGGACTCCGGTGACGTGGTGCTCTCCGTCGTCGACGAGGGCATCGGGATCACCGATGACCGGCTGGCCACGCTGAACCAGCGGCTGGCCACGCCCGACGCGTACGACGAGGAGCCCGAGTCCGAACACGGCCTGGGCCTCGGCCTCTACGTGGCGGGCCGGCTCGCGGCCCGGCACGGGGTCGGCGCGGAGCTGCGCACCCAGCGCAACGGCGGCACCGAGGCCCTGGTCGTGGTCCCGGCGGCGCTGCTGCCCGCCACCCCGCCGGCTTCGCCGGTCCACGCCCTGGGCGCACTGGGCGCACCCGCGCTGCACCTGCCCGGGGCGATCGCGGAGGCCAACGAGAACACCCTTCCCTCGCGGCTACGGGGCGCTGCCGCGTCCGTGACGGAAAGCCCGGCGGAGCCCGAGGCGGCCCCGCTGTCCCCGGAGCCCGTCTTCGAGGCGGAGCCGGCCGCGGCCCCGGAGCCCGTCGCCTTCCCCGAGCCGGAGCCCGCCCACGGCGCCGCGGACGACACCGAGCGGGCCGGCGCCGAGCCGCCCGCCCGGGTGGCTGCGGAGCCCGCTCCGGCGGCGTTCGCGCCTCCGGCCGGGCAGCTGCCGCCCACGGAGCAGGTGTTCCGGGTCCCGGCGCCGGTCGAGGTGCCGGACGAGCAGGTGTTCCGCGTACGGCCGCAGGCCCAGGACGCCGCCGAGGTGCCCGCGGAGCCGTCGGCCGGGGCGCCCGCGGAGGTACCCGCCGAGCAGGCGTTCCGCGTACCGCCGCAGGCCCAACCGTCCCGGGGCCGGGACGCCGCCGACGCCGCCGACGCCGCCGCCCCACAGGGGAGCGAGCCCGAGGAGGTCCTCACCGACAAGGGGCTGCCCAAGCGGAGCCCCCGCACGGTGACCGCCGGGCGCGGGGAGGAAGCGCGTCCGGCGCCGGGCCGGGTGGACGCCGACGAGCTGCGCCGCCGTCTCGGCGGGTTCTACCGGGGAGCCCAGGACGGGCGCCGCGTCGTGGAGGCCGAGCTCGCGCAGGACGCCCGGCAGGACTCCGGTCAGGACTCCCGCCAGGACCCGCCGCAGGACCAGGGGCAGACCGACCGGGGGGACACCGCACAGGAGGCACGCACATGA
- a CDS encoding roadblock/LC7 domain-containing protein, whose product MNASSTYGLSTQARNLQWLLTDLVEEVPGVNSVAVVSSDGLLLLSSDPVAPDTPAPSSAPARPAGPRGASADLATIVSGLGSLTTGAAALMDGGSVKQTMVAMEHGSVFVMAISDGSLLGVHATPDCDMSVVAYHMALFVGRAGHVLTPEVRSELRQSMEKTP is encoded by the coding sequence ATGAACGCGTCCAGTACGTACGGACTGAGCACCCAGGCCCGCAACCTTCAGTGGCTGCTGACCGACCTCGTCGAGGAGGTACCCGGGGTCAACTCGGTGGCCGTCGTCTCCTCGGACGGGCTCCTCCTGCTGTCCTCCGATCCGGTGGCACCCGACACACCCGCTCCGTCCTCCGCACCCGCCCGCCCCGCGGGCCCCCGCGGCGCCTCCGCCGATCTCGCGACCATCGTCTCCGGCCTCGGCTCGCTCACCACGGGCGCCGCCGCCCTGATGGACGGCGGCTCGGTCAAGCAGACGATGGTGGCCATGGAGCACGGTTCCGTGTTCGTCATGGCCATCAGCGACGGCTCGCTCCTCGGCGTACACGCCACGCCGGACTGCGACATGAGCGTCGTCGCGTACCACATGGCCTTGTTCGTGGGCCGCGCCGGCCACGTCCTGACCCCCGAAGTCCGCAGTGAGCTGCGCCAGTCGATGGAGAAAACCCCGTGA
- a CDS encoding DUF742 domain-containing protein, with the protein MRSPASDRLPIRGADRRPARVRPYSLTGGRTRFTQVLHVETFVAALDTKVSEPRKADRMPEMPAIVEVCRRMRTIAEIAALLKLPLGVVRVLVSDLADQGRIRVYGTGHGSGRPDRALLERVLSGLRRL; encoded by the coding sequence GTGAGGAGTCCGGCCTCCGACCGGCTGCCGATACGCGGCGCCGACCGCCGTCCCGCCCGTGTACGCCCCTACTCCCTGACGGGCGGCCGCACCCGCTTCACCCAGGTCCTGCACGTCGAGACCTTCGTCGCGGCCCTCGACACCAAGGTGTCCGAGCCGCGCAAGGCCGACCGGATGCCGGAGATGCCGGCGATCGTCGAGGTCTGCCGCCGCATGCGGACGATCGCCGAGATCGCCGCCCTGCTGAAGCTGCCGCTCGGCGTGGTCCGCGTCCTGGTCAGCGACCTCGCCGACCAGGGCAGGATCCGTGTCTACGGGACCGGCCACGGCAGCGGCCGTCCCGACCGCGCTCTGCTCGAAAGGGTGCTCAGTGGGCTCCGCCGTCTCTGA
- a CDS encoding GTP-binding protein, whose translation MGSAVSETGLFSSSVNPDTDPDEPVQPWQYDRSRAPVAVKVLVAGGFGVGKTTFVGSVSEIRPLRTEAVMTEAAAPTDDLSATPDKHTTTVAMDFGRVTLDDDLVLYVYGTPGQERFWFMWDDLVRGAVGGIVLADTRRLRDCFPALDYFESCGLPYAVAVNHFEGMPSYEPEDVREALTVPAHVPVVIMDARRRVTVLESLMTLVGHALDTTPE comes from the coding sequence GTGGGCTCCGCCGTCTCTGAAACCGGTCTCTTCTCTTCCTCCGTGAACCCGGACACCGATCCGGACGAGCCCGTACAGCCCTGGCAGTACGACCGCTCGCGCGCGCCCGTCGCCGTGAAGGTGCTGGTGGCGGGTGGTTTCGGGGTGGGCAAGACCACGTTCGTCGGTTCCGTCTCCGAGATCCGGCCGCTGCGCACCGAAGCGGTGATGACCGAGGCCGCCGCTCCGACCGACGACCTGTCCGCAACCCCGGACAAGCACACCACCACCGTCGCCATGGACTTCGGCCGCGTCACCCTCGACGACGACCTCGTCCTGTACGTGTACGGGACCCCCGGCCAGGAACGCTTCTGGTTCATGTGGGACGACCTGGTGCGCGGTGCCGTCGGCGGGATCGTCCTCGCCGACACGCGACGGCTGCGCGACTGCTTCCCGGCGCTCGACTACTTCGAGAGCTGCGGACTGCCGTACGCCGTGGCCGTCAACCACTTCGAGGGCATGCCTTCGTACGAACCGGAGGACGTGCGGGAGGCGTTGACCGTACCGGCGCACGTACCCGTCGTGATCATGGACGCGCGGCGCCGGGTGACGGTCCTGGAATCCCTGATGACCCTCGTGGGCCACGCCCTCGACACGACCCCCGAATAG